The Flammeovirga agarivorans genome has a window encoding:
- the proS gene encoding proline--tRNA ligase, which yields MKKGLPNRSADYSAWYNELVKKTDLAENSAVRGSMIIKPYGFAIWEKMQQALDKMFKDTGHVNAYFPLLIPKSYLSKEADHVDGFAKECAVVTHYRLKNTEGEDGVIVDPDAKLEEELIIRPTSETVIWNTYKSWIQSYRDLPLLVNQWANVMRWEMRTRLFLRTAEFLWQEGHTAHATKEEAINETKQMLDVYADFAENFMAVPVIKGIKTENEKFAGAVSTFTIEALMQDGKALQAGTSHFLGQNFAKAFDVKFSDKENNLQHVWGTSWGVSTRLMGALIMAHSDDEGLVLPPKLAPIQVVIVPISKNQEELEQINERVKIIQKELKELDITVKYDDRDSLRPGFKYADWELKGVPVRISIGKRDIDNGSVEVVRRDTKEKNSYSLNNISETIAELLDNIQQNIFNSALSYRSQNITKVDHFDEFKKVLDEKGGFISAHWDGTVETEKKIKELTKATIRCIPLDNLQEEGKCVYTGNPSSQRVLFAKAY from the coding sequence CGAAAACTCAGCGGTGCGAGGATCGATGATTATAAAACCATATGGTTTTGCAATTTGGGAAAAAATGCAACAAGCTTTAGATAAGATGTTTAAAGATACTGGGCATGTGAATGCTTATTTTCCATTGTTAATACCAAAATCATATTTAAGTAAAGAGGCAGATCATGTGGATGGTTTTGCTAAAGAGTGTGCAGTTGTTACTCATTATCGACTAAAAAATACAGAAGGAGAAGATGGAGTAATAGTAGACCCAGATGCAAAATTAGAGGAGGAACTTATTATAAGGCCGACCTCCGAAACGGTAATCTGGAATACATACAAAAGTTGGATACAATCATATAGAGACTTACCATTACTAGTTAATCAATGGGCTAATGTTATGCGGTGGGAAATGCGTACGCGTCTTTTTCTACGAACGGCCGAATTTCTATGGCAAGAAGGACACACTGCTCATGCTACTAAAGAAGAAGCCATAAATGAAACCAAACAAATGTTGGATGTTTATGCTGATTTTGCTGAAAACTTCATGGCTGTACCAGTAATTAAAGGAATTAAGACAGAGAATGAAAAGTTTGCAGGTGCTGTCAGTACATTTACTATCGAGGCGCTAATGCAAGATGGTAAGGCTTTACAAGCAGGTACATCACACTTTTTAGGCCAAAACTTTGCAAAGGCTTTTGATGTGAAATTCTCTGATAAAGAAAATAATTTACAACATGTATGGGGGACATCTTGGGGTGTATCTACCCGTTTAATGGGTGCACTAATTATGGCACATTCTGATGATGAAGGATTGGTGTTACCACCTAAATTAGCTCCTATACAAGTTGTTATTGTTCCTATTTCTAAAAATCAAGAAGAATTGGAACAGATTAATGAAAGAGTGAAAATTATTCAGAAAGAATTGAAAGAGCTTGATATTACTGTGAAGTATGATGACAGAGATTCACTTCGTCCTGGTTTTAAATATGCTGACTGGGAATTAAAGGGTGTACCAGTGCGAATTTCTATAGGTAAACGAGATATTGACAACGGTAGTGTCGAAGTGGTAAGACGAGATACAAAGGAGAAAAATAGTTACAGTCTTAATAATATCTCTGAAACAATTGCGGAGTTATTGGATAATATCCAACAGAATATCTTTAACAGTGCTTTGAGTTACAGAAGTCAAAACATTACAAAAGTGGATCACTTCGACGAATTTAAAAAAGTACTTGATGAAAAAGGCGGTTTTATTTCAGCACATTGGGATGGTACCGTTGAAACAGAGAAAAAGATCAAGGAATTAACTAAAGCAACAATTAGATGTATTCCATTAGATAATCTTCAAGAAGAAGGAAAATGTGTTTATACTGGTAATCCTTCCAGTCAAAGGGTATTATTTGCCAAAGCATATTAA
- a CDS encoding dihydrolipoyl dehydrogenase family protein, with protein sequence MENKFDLIVIGAGSAGTSVARSCATQGWNVGIVEELQYGGTCMLRGCDPKKMFLAVSEGIDAFERMSEKGLTTSRPHINWKQMNTFKNSFIEPMPEKVEKSLQKLGIKEFYGKARFNDDGSLQVGNDKLESEYFHIATGAAPTPLGIQGEEYVNTSTDFLELEEKPNRIVFIGGGFISFEFAQISKRGGVNEVTILQRGNKILNHFDQDLVEMQVQKSRELGVNINFNSSIQKIEKERDHYTITYTTPKGTEQLACDLIVHGAGRSANIEDLNLEAIHVKTTKKGVVVNEFQRSISNPKVFAAGDCADTGKPNLTPVAGLEANTAGKNLLARKDVDKTVYPAIPSIVYTLPPIASVGISEEEVKQKGLDVEVKFKKTQNWYSSVRVNEKYSGFKTIVDKSTKKILGAHIIGPGAEEQINVITMAINQGMTIAALQAIVFAYPSYSSDIKYMF encoded by the coding sequence ATGGAAAATAAATTTGATCTTATTGTTATTGGTGCTGGTTCTGCTGGAACTAGTGTTGCTCGGTCATGTGCTACTCAAGGATGGAATGTAGGTATCGTTGAAGAATTACAATATGGAGGAACATGTATGCTACGAGGATGTGATCCTAAAAAAATGTTCCTAGCTGTAAGTGAAGGAATTGATGCTTTTGAAAGAATGTCTGAGAAAGGACTGACCACTTCAAGGCCTCATATTAACTGGAAACAAATGAATACTTTTAAGAATTCATTTATTGAGCCTATGCCTGAAAAAGTAGAGAAATCATTACAGAAATTGGGTATAAAAGAGTTTTATGGAAAAGCTAGATTTAATGATGACGGAAGTCTTCAAGTAGGGAATGATAAACTAGAAAGTGAGTATTTCCATATTGCAACGGGGGCTGCTCCTACACCACTTGGGATTCAAGGAGAAGAGTATGTAAATACAAGTACAGACTTTCTTGAATTAGAAGAAAAACCAAACCGCATTGTATTTATTGGCGGAGGGTTTATTTCTTTTGAATTTGCCCAAATTTCTAAAAGAGGAGGTGTTAACGAAGTTACCATTCTGCAAAGAGGTAATAAAATACTCAACCATTTTGATCAAGATCTAGTGGAAATGCAAGTACAAAAAAGTAGAGAATTAGGGGTAAATATTAATTTCAATAGCTCTATTCAAAAAATCGAGAAGGAACGTGATCATTACACAATTACTTACACTACCCCAAAGGGTACTGAACAATTAGCTTGTGATCTTATTGTACATGGCGCAGGAAGAAGTGCCAATATTGAAGATTTAAACTTAGAAGCTATTCATGTAAAAACAACGAAAAAAGGGGTGGTGGTTAATGAATTCCAAAGAAGCATTTCCAATCCAAAGGTATTTGCTGCAGGTGATTGTGCTGATACTGGAAAACCAAATTTAACTCCCGTTGCTGGACTTGAAGCTAACACTGCCGGTAAAAATTTATTAGCAAGAAAAGATGTTGATAAAACTGTTTACCCTGCCATACCAAGTATTGTTTATACTTTACCACCTATTGCCAGTGTAGGTATTTCTGAAGAAGAAGTCAAACAAAAAGGATTAGACGTTGAGGTTAAATTTAAAAAGACACAAAATTGGTATTCATCAGTAAGGGTAAATGAAAAGTATTCTGGTTTCAAGACAATTGTGGATAAAAGCACAAAAAAAATACTTGGAGCACACATCATAGGTCCTGGTGCTGAAGAACAAATTAATGTTATCACTATGGCCATTAACCAAGGCATGACAATCGCAGCTTTGCAAGCTATTGTATTTGCCTACCCTAGCTACTCCTCTGATATTAAGTATATGTTTTAA
- the trxA gene encoding thioredoxin, whose product MSAIQLNLEDFKEKIFDYTKGKDWNFKGDKPVLIDFYADWCGPCKMVAPILDELASEYDGKIDIYKVNTEVEQELSAMFGIKSIPSLLFIPKEGIPKMQKGALQKNDFIKAFEAEFNIK is encoded by the coding sequence ATGTCAGCAATACAGTTAAACTTAGAGGATTTTAAAGAGAAAATTTTCGATTATACTAAAGGTAAAGATTGGAACTTCAAAGGGGATAAACCTGTTCTTATTGACTTTTACGCAGATTGGTGTGGACCATGTAAAATGGTTGCTCCGATTCTAGATGAGTTAGCATCTGAATACGATGGGAAAATTGATATATATAAAGTAAACACTGAAGTGGAGCAAGAGTTGTCTGCCATGTTTGGTATAAAAAGTATCCCATCATTATTATTTATTCCAAAAGAAGGTATCCCAAAAATGCAAAAAGGAGCCCTTCAAAAAAATGACTTTATAAAAGCATTTGAAGCTGAATTTAACATCAAATAA
- a CDS encoding DUF427 domain-containing protein, which yields MKKAIWNGVVIAESDQTVEVEGNQYFPPSSIKKEYFTSTDSKSTCPWKGVASYYSINVNGETNTNAAWTYKRPSEMASEIKDHIAFWKGVEVK from the coding sequence ATGAAAAAAGCAATTTGGAATGGCGTAGTTATCGCCGAAAGCGATCAGACAGTTGAAGTAGAAGGTAACCAATATTTCCCACCGTCTTCTATTAAAAAAGAATATTTTACATCAACAGATTCAAAATCTACATGTCCTTGGAAAGGTGTTGCATCCTATTATTCCATTAATGTTAATGGAGAGACGAATACAAACGCTGCTTGGACATACAAACGCCCAAGTGAGATGGCTAGTGAAATTAAAGACCACATTGCTTTTTGGAAAGGCGTTGAAGTAAAATAA
- a CDS encoding aldo/keto reductase, whose amino-acid sequence MKKFIGLGTAAIGRPQYINVRQENVKDISLEEFKARGIKVLQEAYDQGIRYFDTAPGYGLAEKLVLEWSTLKGYKDIEIASKWGYTYTANFDPNATTHEEKEHSLNKLNEQWAFTQKLLPTLSTYQIHSATFESGILNNTEVLDRLGELKEKHNLKIGLTSSGENQTQILRNALEIKRNGKQLFDAFQVTFNILDQSIIELKDVLKDKRIIVKEALANGRLFRNENYPQYSKLYNVLEGLAKKYNVGVDAIALRYVIDCLKPFKVLSGASEQKHISDNLKAESFQLDPSELELLTSFYISPEEYWNERKKLGWN is encoded by the coding sequence ATGAAAAAGTTTATTGGTTTAGGCACAGCTGCTATCGGACGCCCTCAATACATTAATGTTCGTCAAGAAAATGTGAAAGATATTTCTCTTGAGGAATTCAAAGCTAGAGGCATAAAAGTATTACAGGAAGCATACGATCAAGGGATTCGTTATTTTGATACTGCTCCTGGATATGGTTTAGCAGAAAAACTAGTATTAGAATGGTCAACATTAAAAGGATATAAAGATATAGAAATTGCTTCTAAATGGGGTTATACTTATACCGCTAACTTTGATCCCAATGCAACAACACATGAGGAAAAAGAACACAGCTTAAACAAATTAAATGAACAATGGGCATTTACTCAGAAGCTACTACCAACACTGAGTACTTACCAAATTCATTCTGCGACATTTGAATCTGGAATTTTAAATAATACTGAAGTATTGGACCGATTAGGTGAATTAAAAGAAAAACATAATCTGAAAATAGGTTTAACTTCTAGTGGAGAAAATCAGACACAAATTCTTAGAAATGCATTAGAAATTAAGCGTAATGGAAAACAGTTATTTGATGCCTTTCAAGTTACTTTTAATATTCTTGATCAAAGCATTATAGAATTAAAAGACGTACTAAAAGATAAGAGAATCATTGTGAAGGAAGCTTTAGCAAATGGTCGCTTATTCAGAAATGAAAATTACCCTCAGTATTCAAAATTATATAACGTACTAGAAGGATTAGCAAAAAAGTACAACGTAGGTGTTGATGCTATTGCTTTACGATATGTAATTGACTGCTTGAAACCATTCAAAGTATTAAGTGGGGCTTCAGAACAAAAGCATATTTCTGACAACCTAAAAGCAGAATCTTTTCAATTAGATCCTTCAGAGTTAGAATTACTGACTTCCTTTTATATTTCTCCAGAGGAATACTGGAACGAAAGAAAAAAACTAGGGTGGAACTAA
- a CDS encoding neuromedin U, with protein MKKIINLLLLSIISTFAFGQDDSAEELSQQAANPIADLMSFPFQNNYNLNQGSHDRNVNVLNIQPVIPFANGKIVTRTIIPVVNVPDFQSESGKMTSGLSDIVFSAFYVPKSKNVIWGFGPVAELPTGGSTRGTEKWSFGPSFLALIQPGEWTFGFLANNVWSVAGNSERDDVNHMLLNLFIVRQLGKGWYVNSAPIITADWTAESDNQWIVPVGGGGGKLFFLGGKLPVNLQTQLYYNAIRPDFSAEWQWRVQAQILLPKSIFSRK; from the coding sequence ATGAAAAAAATTATCAATCTGTTATTGCTATCAATTATATCCACTTTTGCTTTTGGACAAGATGACTCTGCAGAAGAGTTATCACAACAAGCTGCCAATCCAATTGCAGATCTCATGAGTTTTCCTTTCCAAAATAACTACAACTTAAATCAAGGCTCTCATGATAGAAATGTGAATGTATTGAATATTCAACCTGTCATTCCTTTTGCCAATGGGAAGATCGTTACAAGAACCATTATTCCTGTTGTCAATGTTCCGGATTTCCAAAGTGAATCAGGGAAAATGACATCCGGTTTATCTGATATCGTATTCAGTGCTTTTTATGTTCCTAAATCTAAAAATGTGATCTGGGGATTTGGACCAGTTGCTGAACTACCTACAGGAGGAAGCACTAGAGGCACTGAAAAATGGAGTTTTGGACCTTCTTTTCTTGCACTTATTCAACCTGGCGAATGGACCTTTGGGTTCTTAGCCAACAACGTATGGTCAGTAGCAGGTAATTCAGAAAGAGATGACGTAAACCATATGCTTCTGAACTTATTTATAGTAAGACAATTGGGTAAAGGATGGTATGTCAATTCCGCACCTATTATTACAGCCGACTGGACCGCTGAGTCAGATAACCAATGGATTGTTCCAGTAGGTGGTGGAGGTGGAAAACTCTTCTTTTTAGGAGGAAAATTACCTGTAAACCTTCAAACTCAGTTATACTATAATGCTATTCGACCTGATTTCAGTGCTGAATGGCAATGGAGAGTTCAAGCTCAAATTTTACTACCTAAAAGTATATTTAGTAGAAAGTAA
- a CDS encoding DUF1254 domain-containing protein, whose product MNRIKNSLFAFMAAGIVLSLVLFSYKNKNEDQPSLKDISYEAFIYSYPLMEQVKTINGMFNFMGLKPNVANMNTKYPMDNVGMPIVAPNLTSMTGGVFIDISNGPVTIEIPTVKDRYVVYQMIDVFTHNFNYLGSRANNGEGGQFVFHNHLQTIPENSTAQPIEMEGDHAIIVIRIDIKNRDELTLIHDIQNQIKVIDAPQKVRDYPIYDKKKAFSPAFIEYVNELLVEIPPTEKELFHRFAKIGIFNDVNLSENELYEVQAGIDSAYQVIQNETQNLTVGNDWFAATTVFGTREYLNGNYLGRATGANFGLWGNSKEEANYFMMKTEGEGTIHFDHDELPPLTDIGFWSLTVHDENVHVHKNEYDSYVLTTDQLVFEEDGSLNIKISSSPQKGNWLYTPGGKMVLLIRAYQADPEKIIDYIPPMFNKDLL is encoded by the coding sequence ATGAACCGTATTAAAAATAGCCTATTCGCTTTTATGGCTGCTGGAATTGTATTGTCTTTAGTTTTATTCAGCTATAAGAACAAAAACGAAGATCAACCTTCATTGAAAGACATATCCTATGAAGCGTTTATCTATTCTTATCCTCTAATGGAGCAAGTCAAAACGATAAATGGGATGTTCAACTTCATGGGATTAAAGCCAAATGTAGCCAATATGAATACCAAGTATCCAATGGATAATGTTGGAATGCCAATAGTTGCTCCCAATTTGACATCTATGACAGGTGGTGTTTTTATAGATATTTCAAATGGCCCAGTAACCATTGAAATCCCAACTGTAAAAGATAGATATGTTGTTTATCAGATGATTGATGTTTTTACTCATAATTTTAATTACTTAGGAAGTAGAGCAAATAACGGAGAAGGAGGACAATTTGTCTTTCATAATCACCTGCAGACTATACCAGAAAATAGTACTGCTCAACCGATAGAAATGGAAGGTGATCATGCTATTATCGTTATCCGTATCGATATTAAAAATAGAGATGAACTCACTTTAATACATGATATTCAAAATCAAATTAAAGTGATTGATGCTCCTCAAAAGGTGAGAGATTACCCAATATACGATAAAAAGAAGGCCTTCTCTCCTGCCTTTATAGAATATGTTAATGAACTTTTGGTAGAAATTCCTCCTACAGAAAAAGAGCTATTTCATCGCTTTGCAAAAATTGGAATCTTTAATGATGTAAACCTATCTGAAAATGAGCTTTATGAAGTACAAGCAGGTATTGATTCTGCATATCAAGTGATACAAAATGAGACTCAAAATCTTACTGTAGGTAATGACTGGTTTGCTGCGACTACAGTATTCGGTACTCGAGAATATTTAAATGGAAATTACCTTGGAAGAGCAACAGGAGCAAATTTTGGTCTATGGGGCAATTCAAAAGAAGAGGCTAATTACTTTATGATGAAAACAGAAGGAGAAGGTACCATTCACTTTGATCATGATGAACTTCCTCCTCTAACAGATATAGGATTTTGGTCTTTGACAGTTCATGATGAAAATGTGCATGTACATAAGAATGAATATGATTCCTATGTTCTTACCACCGATCAATTGGTTTTCGAAGAGGATGGGTCTTTAAATATTAAAATTTCATCGTCTCCACAGAAAGGTAATTGGTTGTACACTCCTGGAGGGAAAATGGTGCTCCTTATTAGAGCTTATCAAGCTGATCCAGAAAAAATCATTGATTACATTCCTCCAATGTTCAACAAAGACCTTTTATAA
- a CDS encoding DUF547 domain-containing protein has protein sequence MYTSRKINAIKLSEDLLNSVKLNKPTFTLELSLKLMDLSDLQKQLYNDNRKKAFWINIYNAYYQILAARSTHKKSLLYSIKSITIAHHQFSLDDIEHGILRRFKYKYGLGYIPQFFPSQVLKSLAVSFVDYRIHFALNCGAKSCPPILFYDPLEIDTQLEMAMISFLEAETSFDNEKKTVNVTRLFLWFLGDFGGVNNIRKIITEKLRIDIDGFTLKFNPYSWEEKLHHFYLPKNVA, from the coding sequence ATGTACACTTCTCGAAAAATCAATGCTATAAAGTTATCGGAGGATTTATTAAATTCGGTAAAATTAAATAAACCCACTTTTACGTTGGAATTAAGTTTAAAGTTGATGGATCTTTCTGATTTACAAAAGCAACTTTATAACGATAATAGAAAGAAAGCGTTCTGGATTAATATCTATAATGCATACTATCAAATACTTGCTGCAAGATCAACACATAAAAAGTCATTGTTGTATTCCATAAAATCAATTACCATTGCCCATCATCAATTCAGTTTAGATGATATCGAACACGGAATATTAAGACGCTTTAAGTATAAATATGGTTTAGGTTATATTCCGCAATTTTTCCCCTCTCAAGTTCTTAAAAGTTTAGCGGTATCTTTTGTAGATTATCGTATCCATTTTGCCTTAAACTGTGGTGCAAAAAGTTGTCCTCCTATTTTATTTTATGATCCATTAGAGATAGATACTCAACTAGAAATGGCAATGATTTCCTTTCTAGAAGCAGAAACCTCATTCGATAATGAAAAGAAAACAGTGAATGTTACCCGCCTATTCTTATGGTTCTTAGGTGACTTTGGAGGGGTTAATAACATCCGTAAAATTATTACTGAGAAATTAAGAATCGATATTGATGGGTTTACATTGAAATTTAACCCTTACTCTTGGGAAGAGAAGTTGCACCACTTCTACCTACCTAAAAATGTAGCATAA
- a CDS encoding cysteine hydrolase produces MKNLFKITFLLMSNLFMSLTISAQLPDPGFIIDEYTAIVMTDPQHDFLSPEGVAWDVVGKSVTENNTVENLESIFVLAKEHGIPVFVSPHYYYKHDHTWKFEGALEELMHHINMFDREDQLVVEGFEGSGADWLERYKKYIDQDYVTVASPHKIFGPEQNDLSLQLRKQKIDKVILCGMSGNLCVESHMRELIEDGFEVAVVGDATGSAQVPGFDGNAAAQTNFKMISSHVYSTKELENTLKSSKK; encoded by the coding sequence ATGAAAAATTTATTCAAAATTACATTCTTATTAATGAGCAACTTATTCATGTCTTTAACAATTAGTGCTCAATTACCTGACCCAGGTTTTATAATTGATGAGTATACCGCTATTGTTATGACAGACCCACAACATGATTTCTTAAGTCCAGAAGGTGTAGCTTGGGATGTAGTCGGTAAAAGTGTAACAGAAAATAATACCGTTGAAAACCTTGAATCTATCTTCGTATTAGCCAAAGAACATGGAATTCCTGTATTTGTTTCCCCACACTATTACTATAAGCATGATCATACATGGAAGTTTGAAGGTGCTTTAGAAGAATTAATGCATCACATTAATATGTTTGACAGAGAAGACCAACTAGTAGTTGAAGGATTTGAAGGTTCTGGTGCGGATTGGTTGGAGCGTTACAAAAAATATATTGATCAAGATTATGTAACTGTTGCTTCCCCACATAAGATTTTTGGTCCTGAACAGAATGACCTTTCTCTTCAATTAAGAAAGCAAAAAATTGATAAAGTAATTCTTTGTGGCATGTCCGGAAACTTATGTGTTGAATCTCATATGCGTGAATTAATTGAAGATGGTTTTGAAGTAGCTGTAGTTGGTGACGCTACTGGGTCTGCTCAGGTTCCTGGTTTTGACGGAAATGCAGCAGCACAGACCAACTTTAAAATGATTTCAAGCCATGTGTATTCTACAAAAGAATTAGAGAATACATTAAAATCTTCAAAAAAATAA
- a CDS encoding helix-turn-helix domain-containing protein, translating into MKHEEKVIDLAAHKQNVANFFKGEFIDENILQVDSEVASGFILFFQESEKVNMMCFNIQLNQDVSYYINLENSSYFNRAAYFFLNNAYICNLNDNNEQQVKYNGFLTANKEIALKGKAKKGDFLRHISMYYDEHLFDEIRNEEIKTYYKSKQEFLIYMDARDELQFFRKTLWRIFEYPEEVRNKIIRIKLQELKYIFLQRLVSLDVSKLDVKASGITTYQLTQLFMIRDRILNNLKEKPNVAELVTETGIHKTLLQNLFQETFGYTIYNFFTVNRLEQTRVALVDKMMSTSEIAFEFGYSDVQHFSSQFKKMYGTSPSAYYKQFNDPSE; encoded by the coding sequence ATGAAGCATGAAGAAAAGGTAATAGACTTAGCAGCCCATAAACAGAATGTAGCCAATTTCTTTAAAGGAGAATTTATTGATGAGAATATATTACAGGTGGATTCTGAGGTAGCCTCTGGTTTTATTTTATTTTTTCAGGAGTCTGAAAAGGTAAATATGATGTGTTTCAATATTCAGCTTAATCAGGATGTGAGTTATTATATTAATCTAGAAAACAGTAGTTATTTTAATCGAGCAGCTTATTTTTTCTTAAACAATGCTTATATCTGTAATCTTAATGATAACAACGAACAGCAGGTCAAGTACAATGGTTTCTTAACAGCGAATAAAGAAATAGCCTTAAAAGGGAAAGCAAAGAAAGGAGATTTTCTACGTCATATTTCTATGTATTATGATGAGCATCTTTTTGATGAAATACGGAATGAAGAGATCAAAACTTATTATAAATCAAAACAAGAATTTTTGATTTATATGGATGCCAGAGACGAACTTCAGTTTTTCAGAAAAACCTTATGGAGGATTTTTGAATATCCGGAAGAAGTAAGGAATAAAATTATCAGAATTAAACTACAAGAACTCAAATACATTTTTCTCCAACGATTGGTGAGTTTGGATGTTTCTAAACTTGATGTAAAAGCTTCTGGGATCACAACTTATCAGTTAACACAACTATTTATGATTAGGGATAGGATCCTTAATAATCTGAAGGAAAAACCCAATGTTGCTGAATTAGTTACCGAAACAGGTATTCATAAAACACTCCTTCAGAACTTGTTCCAAGAAACATTTGGTTATACGATATACAATTTTTTCACAGTAAACCGATTAGAACAAACTAGAGTTGCTTTAGTAGATAAAATGATGAGTACATCTGAAATAGCTTTCGAGTTTGGTTATAGCGATGTGCAGCACTTTTCAAGTCAGTTTAAAAAGATGTACGGAACATCACCTAGTGCATATTATAAACAATTTAATGATCCTTCAGAATAG
- a CDS encoding helix-turn-helix domain-containing protein yields MPIIDSHIDLNNGKNNDSYINYLAKKIDGKVSTPYRIDINNEYLEGRTYVYDDANNFKATAHFHQHFKDFTVDLQKSEDYDYLITCFSNHVGIFNEGNETIINIPKGFFVLKKNEVIRLHEKQGDSKMNISFHLKKEDLRDDLVQKLDTIDSFIYHTGNNLTTEFLRSVSIGIINYILPEYKEEWIRMRLNTLLLMVKNTLHEYTPNDNKSFFLDYEINAAHTIKERILNDLRQKPSLKKLATEFGINTNKLTSVYKNLYGLTIYKYYTEQRLLKVKEEIITTNKSFTEIAYEFNFTDINHFSKSVIEYFKLKPSDLRKMQK; encoded by the coding sequence ATGCCAATTATTGATAGTCACATTGATTTAAATAACGGAAAGAATAACGACTCCTACATCAACTATTTAGCTAAAAAAATTGATGGTAAAGTTTCCACTCCCTATCGAATTGATATTAATAATGAATATCTAGAAGGACGTACTTATGTATATGATGATGCCAATAATTTTAAGGCTACAGCTCATTTCCACCAACACTTTAAAGACTTTACTGTCGACTTACAAAAATCGGAAGATTATGATTATCTCATCACTTGTTTTTCTAATCATGTAGGCATTTTTAATGAGGGCAATGAGACCATCATCAATATTCCGAAAGGGTTTTTCGTATTAAAGAAAAATGAGGTGATCAGACTTCATGAAAAACAGGGTGATTCTAAAATGAATATTTCTTTCCATCTAAAAAAAGAAGATTTGAGGGATGACCTTGTCCAAAAACTCGATACCATAGATTCATTTATTTACCACACAGGCAATAACCTCACTACTGAATTTTTAAGATCTGTAAGTATTGGGATCATTAACTATATCTTACCCGAATACAAAGAAGAATGGATACGGATGAGATTAAATACCTTGTTGTTGATGGTGAAGAATACGCTACATGAGTATACTCCCAATGACAATAAATCTTTCTTTCTTGATTATGAAATCAATGCCGCACACACTATAAAAGAACGTATTCTTAATGATTTACGGCAAAAACCTTCACTAAAAAAATTAGCTACAGAGTTTGGTATTAATACCAATAAGCTCACTTCCGTTTACAAAAACTTATATGGGTTAACCATCTATAAATATTATACTGAACAGCGTTTGCTAAAAGTTAAAGAAGAAATCATCACAACGAATAAGTCATTTACAGAAATCGCTTACGAGTTCAATTTTACGGATATCAATCACTTTTCTAAGAGTGTAATTGAATACTTTAAACTTAAACCAAGCGATTTAAGAAAAATGCAAAAGTAA